Proteins encoded in a region of the Gallalistipes aquisgranensis genome:
- a CDS encoding helix-turn-helix domain-containing protein: MNQKIIQSISLAKLLEIYGHRPDDLLLDGCVIASRVRVKDNASNDLFRYPTRLNAFAVVFCSQGTITLTSNITHYTIGEKTLFVNLPGTIIQGEPSPDSVVFALICEEEFFRRINIDVKLVAGLFLNVEKHPCIPLDREEWEGVGRSFDEIRAEGSIPRSDRYSPEIMRSMIRTLAYKICRIIEHRIQTDTTLRSSPRSRNEEYFNEFMSVLTKHYTRHRSVGFYAEQLHLTPKYLTTLIRRISGRTAIQWIDDYVMVEAKNLLKYSTMSIQEIAYYLNFPNQSSFGKYFRNHTDMTPSAYRQTQ, from the coding sequence ATGAACCAAAAGATAATTCAGAGCATTTCTCTCGCCAAACTGCTCGAAATATACGGGCACCGTCCGGACGACCTCCTGCTCGACGGCTGCGTCATCGCCTCCCGCGTACGGGTGAAAGACAACGCGAGCAACGACCTGTTCCGTTACCCCACGCGGCTCAACGCCTTCGCCGTGGTATTCTGTTCGCAGGGTACGATCACGCTCACCTCGAACATCACCCACTACACGATCGGCGAAAAGACCCTCTTCGTGAATCTGCCCGGCACCATCATACAGGGCGAACCCTCGCCGGACAGCGTGGTGTTCGCCCTGATCTGCGAAGAGGAGTTCTTCCGGCGGATCAACATAGACGTCAAACTGGTGGCCGGGCTTTTCCTCAACGTGGAAAAACATCCCTGCATCCCGCTCGACAGAGAGGAATGGGAGGGGGTCGGCCGATCGTTCGATGAGATACGGGCGGAAGGTTCGATCCCCCGCTCCGACCGCTACTCCCCGGAAATCATGCGCTCGATGATCCGGACGCTCGCCTACAAGATATGCCGCATCATCGAACACCGCATACAGACCGACACGACGCTCCGGAGTTCGCCCCGAAGCCGCAATGAAGAGTATTTCAACGAATTCATGAGCGTGCTCACCAAACACTACACCCGGCACCGCTCCGTCGGATTCTATGCCGAACAGCTGCACCTGACCCCAAAATACCTGACGACGCTCATCCGCAGGATCAGCGGCCGGACGGCGATCCAATGGATCGACGACTACGTCATGGTCGAAGCCAAGAACCTGCTGAAATACTCCACGATGAGCATCCAGGAGATCGCCTACTACCTGAACTTCCCCAACCAGTCCTCTTTCGGGAAGTATTTCCGGAACCACACGGACATGACCCCTTCGGCATACAGGCAGACCCAGTGA
- a CDS encoding glycoside hydrolase family 3 N-terminal domain-containing protein produces the protein MRKFLLSFLFAAATAAATARGHLADTCRCDSCMDVKIGRMIVSGFRGTVPSEEIEEAIVRYHVGGVILFDVDVPGGMGERNIRSPRQLKALTAALRSLSDGPLLIAVDQEGGMVNRLKSRYGFPPTVTAAAQGASGSPDSASLRAAQTASVLAGCGINVNFAPCVDLNLNPSNPIIARYGRSFSSDPDSVCLFAGRWVEEHHRRGIVTSLKHFPGHGSSRSDSHLGLVDITDTWRPDELVPYRRFVENGYEGIVMVGHLVNRRIDPLYPASLSHKTLTGLLRERLGFGGVIATDDMNMGAIVDNYSLEKALALAINGGVNLIVVGNNAAVYEKNLAVRCHGIIKSGVASGEIGADKIDDSYARIMKLLEDFGYGEPGGRESE, from the coding sequence ATGAGAAAGTTCCTGCTGTCATTCCTGTTCGCCGCCGCGACCGCTGCCGCGACCGCCCGCGGCCACCTCGCCGATACCTGTCGTTGCGACAGTTGCATGGACGTGAAGATCGGACGGATGATCGTGTCCGGATTCAGGGGAACCGTCCCCTCGGAGGAGATCGAAGAGGCCATCGTTCGGTATCATGTGGGCGGAGTGATCCTGTTCGACGTCGATGTGCCGGGCGGAATGGGCGAACGCAACATACGGTCGCCCCGGCAGCTGAAAGCGCTGACGGCCGCGCTGCGCTCTCTTTCGGACGGGCCGTTGCTGATAGCGGTGGATCAGGAGGGGGGCATGGTCAACAGACTGAAATCCCGGTATGGATTCCCTCCGACGGTGACGGCCGCCGCACAGGGAGCCTCCGGGTCGCCCGACAGCGCTTCGCTTCGGGCCGCACAGACGGCTTCCGTCCTGGCCGGGTGCGGAATCAATGTGAATTTCGCTCCCTGTGTCGATCTCAACCTCAATCCCTCGAATCCGATCATCGCCAGGTACGGGCGCTCTTTCTCGTCCGATCCCGACTCCGTCTGCCTGTTCGCCGGCCGATGGGTGGAAGAGCACCACAGGCGGGGGATCGTAACTTCGCTGAAGCATTTCCCCGGACACGGCAGTTCCCGCAGCGACAGCCATCTGGGATTGGTCGACATAACCGATACGTGGCGGCCGGATGAGTTGGTCCCTTACCGGCGGTTCGTGGAAAACGGTTATGAGGGGATCGTCATGGTCGGCCACCTGGTGAACCGCAGGATCGACCCCCTGTATCCCGCTTCGCTGTCGCACAAGACACTGACCGGCCTGCTCCGGGAACGGCTCGGATTCGGGGGCGTGATCGCCACGGACGACATGAACATGGGGGCGATCGTCGACAACTACTCCCTGGAAAAGGCCCTGGCGCTGGCGATCAACGGAGGAGTGAACCTCATCGTCGTGGGCAATAACGCTGCGGTGTACGAAAAGAACCTTGCGGTACGTTGCCACGGGATCATAAAATCCGGTGTCGCCTCCGGGGAGATCGGTGCGGATAAGATCGACGACTCCTATGCGCGTATCATGAAACTGCTGGAAGATTTCGGATACGGAGAGCCGGGAGGCCGGGAGAGCGAGTAG
- the ade gene encoding adenine deaminase, whose protein sequence is MVRIEGNIVDIVGKEIFEGSVEAEKGIISAVRRHPTKSRSYITPGFVDAHVHIESSMLTPENFGRAAIRQGTVAVVTDPHEIANVMGAEGIEFMMENSRRSPLKTFFTIPSCVPATSFDRAGGTVSSEEVARLAASGRFVGLSEMMDVPGVLSGDREVTAKLDAARRFGLPVDGHAPLLSGARLAGYAGRGISTDHECVSLAEAEEKIALGMKILIREGSAACNYEALKPLIRTHPDRVMFCTDDSHPREILSGGHLRRHVARSVADGCDLFDVLRIASLNPVRHYGLDVGLLQAGDKADFIVVDDLETFEVQQVYIGGAARPESAMSPVRPVMPNRFAHEGVTPSSLRKAVDGPVQVISLIDGEILTRSVTYSPGRPHTNLECDPAEDIAKIVYVNRYDNGIPQVAFCKGSGLRTGALASSVSHDSHNIIAVGCSDEELAGAINAVVERKGGIAVCRAGKTEILPLPIGGIMSDRSAEEVDTAYRKLERMAAEMGCTLGAPFMTLSFLSLVVIPELRIGERGLFSYSRFNWI, encoded by the coding sequence ATGGTTCGGATAGAGGGAAATATAGTGGATATCGTCGGGAAGGAGATTTTCGAAGGTTCGGTCGAAGCGGAGAAGGGGATTATCTCCGCCGTACGCAGGCACCCGACCAAGAGCCGGAGCTACATCACGCCGGGATTCGTAGACGCCCACGTGCATATCGAGAGTTCGATGCTGACACCCGAGAATTTCGGTCGGGCGGCCATACGCCAGGGAACCGTGGCTGTGGTTACGGACCCGCACGAAATAGCGAACGTCATGGGGGCGGAGGGAATCGAATTCATGATGGAAAACAGCAGACGGTCGCCCCTGAAGACCTTTTTCACGATTCCCTCCTGTGTGCCGGCCACCTCCTTCGACCGGGCCGGCGGCACCGTATCGTCGGAAGAGGTGGCGAGACTCGCCGCTTCGGGACGGTTCGTGGGGCTGTCCGAGATGATGGACGTGCCGGGAGTCCTGTCGGGCGACAGGGAAGTGACGGCCAAACTCGACGCCGCCCGGCGGTTCGGCCTCCCCGTGGACGGACATGCCCCGCTGTTGTCGGGCGCACGCCTCGCCGGCTATGCCGGCCGGGGTATCTCCACCGACCACGAGTGCGTATCGCTCGCGGAGGCCGAGGAGAAGATCGCACTCGGGATGAAGATACTCATCCGCGAAGGAAGCGCAGCCTGCAATTACGAGGCCCTGAAACCGCTGATCCGCACCCACCCCGACCGGGTGATGTTCTGCACCGACGATTCCCACCCGCGGGAAATCCTGTCCGGAGGACACCTGCGCAGGCACGTAGCCCGCTCCGTGGCGGACGGTTGCGACCTGTTCGACGTACTCAGGATCGCATCACTCAACCCCGTGCGGCATTACGGGCTCGACGTCGGACTGTTGCAGGCGGGAGACAAGGCCGACTTCATCGTCGTGGACGATCTGGAGACGTTCGAAGTGCAGCAGGTCTACATCGGCGGAGCAGCGCGGCCGGAGAGTGCCATGTCTCCCGTCCGTCCAGTAATGCCGAACCGTTTTGCGCATGAAGGGGTTACCCCCTCGTCGCTGCGGAAAGCGGTGGACGGACCAGTGCAGGTAATTTCGCTCATCGACGGGGAGATATTGACCCGTTCGGTCACCTATTCGCCCGGACGCCCCCACACGAACCTGGAATGCGACCCGGCGGAGGACATCGCCAAAATAGTCTATGTCAACCGTTACGACAACGGGATTCCGCAAGTGGCGTTCTGCAAAGGTTCCGGCCTACGCACGGGAGCTCTCGCCAGTTCCGTCTCGCACGATTCGCACAATATCATCGCCGTCGGGTGTTCGGACGAGGAACTCGCCGGAGCGATCAACGCGGTGGTCGAACGCAAAGGAGGTATCGCCGTCTGCCGGGCAGGCAAAACCGAAATACTGCCCCTGCCCATCGGAGGCATCATGAGCGACCGTTCTGCCGAGGAAGTCGACACCGCATACCGTAAACTCGAACGAATGGCCGCAGAGATGGGCTGCACGCTCGGCGCTCCGTTCATGACCCTGTCGTTCCTTTCGCTGGTCGTCATACCGGAACTCCGAATCGGGGAGCGCGGCCTGTTCAGTTATTCCCGTTTCAACTGGATATAG